The DNA segment AGACGATACTCCAGAGTCTGGAAAACAGGCTTCTCCTGTCGGCCTTGTGCGATCGGGAGTACGCCGTGACATTTGGTGCAGACAGATGTTCCCCTGGGGGGCGAATCAAAAATGACTTGGGTAACAATCTGACCTTTCATCTAGTTCCATTATGGTGTTGACATTTTGGGTTTTGAATGATTTTCACAAAGTATAACATCGATCTCCATTAAATTTGCTCGGCAAATTCCAGGTcccagatgaagatgaaagttTTAGCACTTCAGGGACGCGGTGTCCAAATGCTATAGATGAAGGAAAGCTGGAGACAAGACAGAGTGACCCTGCACTTTGAAACCAGGCCTCTCACCACCATTGTTTTGAAGGACCGAGCCTGAATATTACATCACAGACATGCTGAGAGTGCTGTCAGTCACCTGATGCAACCCATGGAAATAAAGGGAATTTGAAATATCCCAAACTTGTCTGCTTTATTCTGCGGTCTACAAAAGTTGCTTGAAAAGAGGACTTGACACAAACCTACCTCCAAATGCTCCGTTTCTCTGCTCCACCTGAGGAAGAGATAAAAGCTTCACTGTTGACCTCAGGTCTCAGTCGGTCTCCTTCAGGCTGGGAAGCGTCCACAAACTGGAGCCGCTGCTGTTCTCTTGACTCAGTTAGACTCCATAATAACTATGAATATGCACTGAGGTTTCACCCTCACCATCTGACAACGTGGCTCATCTTCTCTTGAGAAGATAACATCTGGACCAGAGCTGCTCATCTGCTGCAAAGTCCCACAGTGAGACTCTGAAACTCTGACCAGTGGCGTCGGTCAAGGACGATagaacacacagaaaacaccaTGTTGGGTCATAGGAATCAGTCGATGTTTTATATTCTTTTGTAGCAAAATGTGTTACACGTaaacacttttttctttttttttccctttttttttgtcaaagaaCTTCAAGTGAGAACCATGACCATGTCTCGTCACTTCACTTACACTCAAAGTTAGCCGTGTGAAAAGGGATGTTACAAGATTCCACCATTTACAGGAGCCTTACCTCAATGTTCACTATCGAGTTTGGATGTTTTTATTGGTCCGTTGAAGCAAATACGGAATGTTTAATAGTCTGTGAAAGATCAAACTATGGATATAAAATTATTTACTGCAACGCTGATAtactgaggtttcatgaaacggtgtctgAATTTTCAGGGGCCGCTAgagggcgctcttggtttagtaaatatgtgaggtttcattgaattagttggtcAAGTTCAAATGTTTTACaccaaacagtgccatctggtggcctcggaaagtcaggactctgtttcatgaaacctcatctacccatcactggcaACTGCTTCAACTTCCATTATGCACCGCAGTACAACAGTTCCAGGATTATAGGAGCCTGTATGTAGAGGGACACTTTAGTTCTCAGACTGAGTTTGACACTAGCGAGCTAAGAGAATCATTCATATCATCGGCAAAGAATTGCGACTTTCAAGCAGTCCATGATGGAAAGTCGAGATGGAAAcccttttaaaatgtttttttttttttttttttgtgaacagTGTTCTAAAAAGCAATGTATGAATTAAccttaattattattttatttcatttttttcaatttgttatttaatttttgATTCCTGCATAAAAGATGAAATGAATTGTTAaattaaaacagataattttaAGTTCATATATTTCTGTCTGGTCTAGTCGGTAGACCCACAGGATGATCTCACCTAAAAACTACGCAGGGCACCGTCAAACTACGACTGTAGTTAGCACTAAACATGGGCTTATAAAGCGCATCAGTTTATGAATAGCCAGATCTGTTTTGAGCTCACCAAGTCGACCCCGAGCTACGTATGTGGCACTGTAATGTAAGACCTGGTACCTCACCCATActgggtgtgttttgtttacatgcTTATAAGTCATGCAAGATGGATGGAATTTGGTCACACAATAAGGCACAATGTCAACCAAAGACTGTGTATATCTAGGTGTCAACAAAAATAAGAGCCAACTAGCCATTGGCCAGAAAAAAGTGAGGTCATGTTTGTCGTAATAAAATGCGTTTGTGTTCCTTCTGAATAAACTGCCGCAATGAGCTGAAGAATTTCGTGATTTAAACTTGCTTCAACATTAGTGGATGTAGCGATGACTAGAAAGTGCTCTTGTAAAATCCCCTTTCAGAGAGGCGACTCACGTGTTGGTACAGCACAGTAAAGCAGCTTCTCACTCGCGTCACGTCGAAATAAAAAGCACTACTGCACAACGTCCCTTCTTTACATTCTCTCCCTGGTATTGTACAAACAATGCCAATATACAGAACGCTACAGCCAGggaataaaacaattaaaaaacaataaccACCCGACAGATTGAATGCAGCAAAAGACCAACAGGATATTGAGAAAGGCATAAAGATGTGCAGGGCCGTCTTTGTTCGGAGGCCAGCGCTGACTGAGAACTAATGCCGATCAAACAAAGGGTTCAGTGTTGCTCAATCTGCtgaaagaggtttttttttcatacgaACGCagcttttaaatttaaattggtTTGTGCAATCTGGTGAAAGAAACGTCACACTCTTTTTTTGCACCTGAAAAGTAGCGATCGGGCCGCGCCGAGCCTGAGGCGTGTGAATGATGAATTTGTTTTCTGGTAAAGACGGACACGGCTCCAAAACGTGTCAGGAGAAGATGTTTGGGGGACGGGATATCGCACCACGATGGAGGACTGCATCCTCACAGCTTGAGAGATTGGGGTCGACCACGATGGCACGACCTCTCGGAAGCAGGGAACGAAGAGACTACTCTGCTGTGGCATCGGCACCGCGCCGGAGCCTTGCCCTCACTGGAAGCTTGGACCGAGCTGCAACCTACACCCCTTATAATACCTCTTTCTGATTCCCACAAAAGCTGCCACTCCAGTTGGATTCCCCTGCCCAAATAGTCAGGACTTATGGCCCAAGACTTGCATCGAGGTTGAGCCTAGCAAGCCCCgtcatacaggggttggacaaaacaatggaaacaccttcaagcttTTTTAGGTTCCTGGAGAAATACTGGTCTAAGTCATCCGAGGTTTGTCTGTGGTCGACTCCCAGCTCATTCAGTAGAaggtaaaaatgtgtttgcacAAGGACAAAGAGGCTTCACTGCCACTGGTGCTGAATATATATAGAGGTTGGtctaaataatggaaacaccttcaagcaAAAAAAGCGTGAAGGTGTTTCCatcattttgtccaacccctgaaTTAAGCAAGTGTGTTTTATCGGATCGATTTTTGGGACTCTTGACTTTAAGGAACTAGCTCACctaaactattattattattattattgttggggGGGTGTGAAGGGACTGGTTTTGGAAACAGTTGCAGGAAAACAATCCTGtttcaagctgtttttaaagccaaAGCGAACACAGATCGATCGACTCTGACTAATAACTGTTTCAGTTTGGCAGCGGCTCGAACATAAATGTAAGAATTTGACTTCAAGCTGATGACTGACTGCCTTTCATGAATATAAACTCAGCCTGGGAGCCGGCGCTCTAATGGCCTCCAGTCTACCAGACCACTGAGATCATCATCAACCACTTAGGAAAATGTCAAATAACTCAGAAAGGCATTTGTGCCACAGCGTGACGTTCTGAAACAAAGACTTGAAACACTTTCGGAAGTGGGTGTTTCGCTTGTTCTCAAGTGCATTGCATTCAGGTGAACAAAATACAAAGGATGAGATGTTAGACAACCCCAGTATTCTTCCGAATTTAAAGGGCATCAACATGACGGAAAAGCTATTTTTAAATTCAGCTCTTTTCAGAGTTGTGAATGCGACACATGATGAGCTACATGCGTCTGTTGTTAGCATGATGATCGACTGACTTTATCGAGCGACTCAAAAACATCCAGCTGTGAGTGAAAAGTGCCTCAAAACTgatattaaaacacattttttttaagtcaggcGAATTGTAAGATGTGAAAATACAGCATTTGAGCTCCACTTTCTACTGTTTGAGTCAGACTGACGGGAAAAATGCAACACACTTTTGAAAATTAGAAGTCAATTTCTCTTTCTATTGAAAAGAACCTCATGTCTCAATAACTTGAGGTAGACATTCAAGATTGGCTTGTGATGTTGGTCTTCCTGTACCTCCCACAGTCACACTGAGATTATTGTTTTTGAAGTGTGCTTAAATTTGTTCGGGTTTTGTTCCCACCtgtggtttttcttttttttaatcggtGGATGCTcacgaaaacacacacacacacacacacacacacacaaagaagaaaGCTGCACCTCTGTCTGCGGATGAgtcaaataataaatagtaaaaacaatacaaaacacacatgaaaataaaaatgacttgtCTACTGTTAGTAGTCCAGTTCCCAAAGATGAGGGCGTGACCTTGGTTCAAGAGAATCCTTTTGGTTTCCACATATTTCCTTCCGAAGTCCTTCCTGGGAGAGAAACTCCCTCAAGTGTTCCACGACCACCAGCCattgatcagtgtcttgtcaccAGTACTTGTACAGTATTCACATTGTAGAGTGTCATGCAATTCCCATCCCCCGACCGCTCCGGTTCCGCTCATGGTTTGGACTCAGACGGTGCTTTCCATCACCCACTCCCCGCTTTCAAAAGTGGGCTTTTCATCCTCGCTGTCCTCGAACTGCAGCAGCATGCCGTTGACTGACATGCTGCGTTTAGTCCAGATGTTGCTGATTCTGCGGGGCTGGGAGTTTCGACACTGCGTCGCCCCCACGTGGCCCATGTCGAATGAGTGGCTGCGTTTGGGCTTGGCTTCCTGCGGCATGCCGAGCAGGCGCCCCAGCATGGTGGTGGACTCCGCCCTTCCTAGCAGAGGTTCTTTGTCGGACAAGGGTGCCACCGCTACTGCCATCATAGCACTGGAGGTCTGGGAAGGGCCACAAGTCCCCTGGTGTTCCTTCGCGACGGTTCGCATCTCCAGCGTGGTGAAGGCTCCTAATAAACTGTCCAGGTTTGGCCTCGCTTTGGCACCGTGCCTTTTAAACTTGGTGCTGGGGAGCGTGCTGCACTCCGACGCCTGCATGCTGTAGCGGTCGACCGCCCCTCTCACGGCTTGGCCTTCTATAGAGTTAGAAGAGGACGACGAAGACGAGAGGCTGCTCTGCAGGGAGCCGCATTTGAACTCCACCATTTCTTCCCGCATGACCACGACTGTGGACTTGACCTGCGGCGGAGCACCGTTAAACCGGTTCACGCCGCCGTTAGTCTGGGAATAGGTGTTGCTCACTGTAGGTAGTTTATTGGTTTGGATGCCGCTGGTCACCTTGTAGCGCaccatgaggatgatgatgaagacaagCAGCGTGGCCACGATGATGCCACCGACGACCAGGATCATGGTGCCGCCCAGGAATCCGCTGTGGAGAGACTGGCATTGTGGGTAGTCCTCCGTGGTGGTGAACTGGACACAGCCCACTATGTTGGTCGCAATGAGGGTGGTGGCGGTGTCGTCCCAGATGGCCAGAACACAGAGGTCGTACTGCATCCCCGGCACCAGGTTGGAGAGGACGAAAGCCCTGGTGGTCATTGGGATCATCCTGCATGGAATAAAAGGCAAGGTTGAATCATTACTTTCACTTTTTCATGGATTAACGTCAcagcaaaaaatattttcacgtgtaaaaaaaacataccacggtttacaaatttttattggattttattttatcattttactgtgaatgtaagctgtatatatatatatatatatatatatatatatatatatatatatatatatatatatatatatatatatatatatatatatatatgataaatcAATGGAGTTGCTCGCCAAATTCTGGACTCAATGTACGCTGTCACAAAAATGTGACATCTTTCTGTTATTTACCTTCTTTTAAACCTACTAAAATAAGACTTGACATTggggtggtaaaaaaaaaaaaaaagtaaatctaaGACAGACATTGTCATGTTATAAATAACTTACATCCACAGTGTGTtgtaaaaaatagtaaataaaaaaatccaatgaaAATTTGTAAACTGTGTTTTGTTCCAAGTAAAAAAATGCATATGTATTTTCTGTGTGATTCAAGAACAATTGCTGAGGAAAACTGCTGATGGAACGATAGATAAAACGCTCAACACAACGTAGAAGCTGCCGGATGTGACTGACTCATTTCATTGACCTTATTGGATCAGACAAGCGTCCGAATCTCAAACATATTGTTCGCCATCTGACGGACGCTCCACACACCTGAATGCACCTATATATAGATTCCCTGCTCATGCATCCTGTTCTGCTGCACATGTGTTGGCAGCTTTGAtccctccatcacacacacagccaaGACACCGCTGGGACTCCGCTCCATTATCCATCATTAattgccgtttttttttttttttttccctctccacGACCAGGATGAAGCTGCAAGGCCCCATGTGTTAGAGAGAACTTGTGCAATCGCCCTCCTTCCCATGAGTCTCAGATTGCTTTTTAATCATGCCGCCGCTCAGCTGCCGGCAGAAGAGACGGGACCCAGCAGCCCGAGGAGCGCTGTCGCTGGTAATGAGCGCACGGAGCATGTTGATGGGGACAAGTGAAAACTGAAAGTCCTGATCATCTTCGCTGCCTTTTCAATACGCCACAGACACCATTACTGGAGTTCACAAACAATGCCGCAACAGTTGAAAACAGCCAGTGAGCAGCGGGAAAATACTGTGTTGACGCCTGGAGACTGAAAAGAACCAGCTTCGGAATCTGCTTTTGGCTGCCAAGGTTCACATCTGAAATCACATCTCTCCTGCAAGCAGCTGAATTATTCTCACGATCTGTGATTCGCCTGATGAGTTCGCAGTTGTCCAGGGATTTGACGTTGCTATGACACTTCCTGAGTCCAGGTGGACCTCGGAGATGGTGAATTTGGGGATGAATTCAGGGCACTACACTAGTTACCATCCATCCAGTCATCTCTAAACTGATATTGCTGACATTGATAGTTTCAAGTGAGAGCACATATTGACGGTTAGCTAGTGCTCCATTGCGCCCAATGTTCACACAGATGCCATGGTGCATGTTGCGGCACTAGGCTTTGACATGAATCAAACGTTCCCTTCCTGTGCCACTTCAAAACGGATAGTTGGGGCCACAATCGGCATCGGCACTAGTTACTGTACAATATACGCAGAGTGACATTTGAGTTGCAAGAGCGTAAACCTCATCGAGAGCCCAAGCATTTTTCTTACATTGTCAGACAACCCGGCAAAGCGCCGCCTACGGCATCAGGAAATGCCGTGATAAGGCACATATTTTGGATGGAATTGAAAGGGGAAAGTCCAACCATCAACATGTGGCGCCTCAGGAAAGAGAACACGTTGGAGacgcacattaaaaaaatacaccGCAAGCCTTCAAACTAAAGGAAACCATAGACACTGCAACTCCCACTCCGAACTATTTTCTAAAACAAGCCATCGCAGTCCCTCGCTTTCTTGGGACACAGTTTTCTGATGCTGAAAATCCTTACTCATCACACATATCCTGTATTTGGCCGGTGCCACTGAACAACTAGCATGATAGCTTTCAAACCATGTCCATGTTTTCTATGTAGTATGATCCAATGTGATACTGTAACTCAGCAGAGTCTTGTTGGATTGACACCTGATACATGAAATTCCTCGTCGAAGATGAGCGATCTCACCAGGTTCTCGTGATAATTTGTCTTCCGGAATTGAAGCTAATTCATGTGAGATATATTCCCACTAGCTGCCGCCACTCTTGACCAACACCAAGACTGAAAAATGATCCGTAGCACTTGTGTTATACGGACTCGCTGATTTCCTCTCTCCAGCTCAAATACCTTCACTGAATGTTATTGCTTCCACAGTCTCATCTGTCGCTGGAAATTGATTTCGCAGAGTCGGAAAAACCCAAACTGCAGCCGCATTTTATGGACTTGAAAGCTTAAGTGGGATATATTAAAATGGAAGTCTAATCCTTTTTCTTGTCGGGTTTCTAATTAATGGTTCGGGGATCGGATTGTACTCTGGGCTTCGCTCCGAGTGCCCTTCGTCTTCTGTATTTTTGCTGCATCGTTGACAATTGCTGGCTGGCTGCGAGGGAGAACGTGTCTTCAAGTAGGAGATTAAGACACGTTTCTCTAAATCCTCCTTCGGGGTTGACTGTCTCTAAAATGCACTCAGGGAACAAGTCGCCATGATGGGCTCCAAATGTGGAGGTTCATTATTTGGATTTCCGATTGACAATAGCATGTTTCAATTGTGTTAAGCAACACTTTTTCCTCAACTCGGTGCACCTCAGGGCCCTGTGTTAggccccccccccttttttttttttttctttttaagacaGGTTGACAAAGGCTCTTCTTCTGAAATCACTAAAGAAGTTTCCTCCATCGGGCCCCTCACTCCTTCCTGGCGTCAACTGCCATCTCCACGTGCCACGTATCCTGACATTACGTGGCACCAAACTGAACTACTGGGATTCAAATTACACTTCTACAAAAGGAAAACTCTTTATTGAACTACGTCCTTCTCAAGATGGACCGCATGTATTTCATAAATGAACTGCAGAGATCAAGGAAGAGCATGCTCCTCTGACACCGGGAAGTCTTCCAGCGAGTGACTTGTAAATTACGCTTCACAAACAGTAGACAAATGTAAATGGTCTTTTGACTGAGGGCCGACTTGTTTCCGCTCCAGCCGGATTAACCCCTCGCCACCCTTGACTACAAGTTCAACGCTGAATCTTTAATGGCTCATAAATGTATGAATAAGATTTATCTTGGAAGTAACTCGTGGCGCAGCAGCCAAATTTAATTCACGGGGAATGACTAATTCTTACCTGTAAATGAGCACTTCATCCTCGGAACAATTGTACTGCAGCTGATACATTTTGACCTTTGGGGCGGCCTTGCTGACAGTCCACTTAATTAAAGCGGAGACTGCGGTCACCTCCGACACGGAAACCACCTTCTCTGGTAAAGGCTTGGGTTCCCCTTTGCTGACTTTGGTGGAGCTGGTGATCTCCGAGAGTCCCGACTTGGGCTGCGCCGTTCGGTCGGTGCCGTTATTCAGATGTGGGAGCTGGATGATGGACAGCTCTACGGACGCCATAGATTCCCCCGCAGCATTGGCAGCGATACAGAGAAAGCTTCCGTAATCCTTTGATGTCGTCATTGTAATGTCCAGAGTGCCATTTTCATAAACCGTCGACCTTGAAGAGTTGCCTATCAAACGGTCGTCAGGAGCAACCCAGTGTATGGACGGCATTGGGTCCCCTACGGCTTTGCAGCGCAGGCTTGCTGTTTGCCCTTCGAGCACGAGCAACTTGTGCGTATGCTGGGTGATTAAGGGAGGCTCGCAAATAAATTCCTCCTCACGAACAGACCAGAAGTAGCGCCCTTTTAAACTTGTAGGTGAAGCACAGGTTTCCATGTCGTCCTCCCGGTCGAGCCTCCGAAGCCAGAGCACCTCGCAGTTGCAATGGAGTGGGTTCCCTCCAAAGCTCAGAGAAAGCGGAGGTGCGTAGGGAGTACTTGCCAAAACACCGGTTTGAGAGCGTGCAAAAATTGGGTCTGGGGGAAGTTTTTGCAAACGGTTGGATGTAAGGTCCAACCGTGCCAATTTCTCCAGGTCTGTAAAAGTCCCTTCGGCAATGAAGGAGATGAGGTTATGGTCCAGACTCAGTTGATGAAGGCTGACCATCTTGCGGATGGATTCCCAAGGCACGCTGCGTAGGTTGTTGTACGACAAATCTAGATCCTCTAAAGTGAGTAAAAGATCATCAAAGGCTGCTTTGGAAATCCGACTCAGTTGGTTGTTGTTCAGGATCAGGTGCTGCAGGTTGATCAGACCCCGCAGGTCGTCGGGTCCCAGCTCCGTGAGACGATTGCTGTCAAGATGAAGAGACCGCAGTGTCTCCAGGTCGATGAAGGAAAAAGGCTGGATGGCGCCGATGGTGTTGCGGGACAGGGTCAGGTCCACAAGGCCGGTCATGTTGGCGAAATCCTGAGTGGTTATCTTGAGGATGAAGTTGCCGCCGAGCCGAAGCTCCACAGTTCTGCGGTCAATATCCGGCGGGACGAAGAGGAGACCTTTGGAAGGGCATAAGGTCCCCAGCGATTCCGACAGGTTCTGGCAGACGCAGTATTTGGGACACGCATGGACCGTTGTTACTCCCATTGCCAGAAGCAGTAGACTGATGACCACTTTGTCCATGTTAGATCATTCAGATGGACCTGGAGACAAAAGAGAGGGAAAATGGTTCACATTTGGTCCGGACAAGACCTAAAAAGTGTCAAGAAAAAACACTTTAACAGGTACTTCACTCACTCAGTCAAAATTTAAACAAGCTTTTAAGCATTGAGGGAATACGTCTGTTTCACTCAGAAAAGAATTGTTTTCATTGAGTTTCAGACAAAAGCACATTATGCTTATTCAACAGTTACTCAATCGCCCCACGGttgccattgtgtttgtttctttttctccattATTTCACGCCCGAGTCCTCTTTTGATTCTCTCGTCAGCATGAACTGTCTTCAGCTTTCTTACGGCACAGTATAGTCTTCAACTACACAACGCTGCAACTGCACTCACCTGAGGGCCCATAAAACTgcagattattttatttatttactgtttggTTGGTTTCAAACCTCAAGTCTTAGTCTTCTTTGACTCAGGGGTCATCATGGCGAGTCTTATACCAATCTTGATCGTATAATGCTCACGCAGGATCCAACAAGTTCTCACTTCcaatgaatgaaaacagtgaagggtagatgaggtttcatgaaacagtgttcggattttcagaggccagtagatggcgctgtccgcTGTAAattgtttggacttgagcatcTAATTCAAAGAAAACCTTAGATGATTTCCAAACCTGGTGCGGCATCttgtggcccctgaaaattagggcactatatgaaaaactgtttcatgatgcctcatctacccatcacaaatGCATAGCATGGCATTTCCTGGCGGATCGGCAGTTGAGGTGGGGGTTAAAACATGAGGTGGCGTACCTTAAGGTTCCAATCTTGCAACTCAAGTTTGATGTCACGTGgtaaatactgtatattacCGCGACTCACCAAGAGTTTGACTCATGACGCCGCTTTTTATACGGCACTATTAGTCAAGCTTGTGGTCACATAAGGCACTTTATATAACAGGTAACCTCACACACGACGCAACAAGAGCTAAAAATGGTCATCCTTCTTGAGCATCGGGAAAAGACGACACCTATTTCAACATGGAAGGTCGACATCCATGCCATCAATATGTGGCACACGACTGTCCGCTTCATCCATCACCAATGCTTTTGGATTCAACTCCATCTCTCCCTTCAACCAGTCCAAACCTCCTCCCGAACTTTCCTtactctctcctccatctctgtccattaCTCCGGATGACTGATCTCAACTACTTTTTTCACGCCCTCCTCCcccctgtctcacacacacatactcccATCTCGCTCCTAATAActgtctccagctcctccttacTCACACTAATTTCCAGCTCTGACTCTCTTACCTGCGTTCATCCCCTTCGCTACAATCTGTCGAAAGTCAAATCCAGTGTATGCGCAAATCCTGCCGGCAGAGATAACCACGATAATCCTCAAGAAACTATTGTTTGTAATACGATCCTTTAAAATATTCATACTCCCTGTGAAGACTGTAATCCCACGAGGGCCGTCTGAATGAAGATCAGGATTAATCCATGCTAAAAAGCTGACGCACATGCAGGGGCTTACTGAAAACCAAAGTCATCTGCGTGCACTCTGACACGTCAGGTGAGTGAAAGGGACATGGATTCTGACGGGGGAGGCTATACGGCTATATCTAGCTTTATCAGATTGTTTTGATTTCTCCTCCACATGGCGCCGGTGTACCTTCCCCAAGAAGGCGCAGagtcacccccccccccacctccctgAGCGTTCAACTCCGCGGCCCCGGGTGATGGAATCAGCACAGCCCTGTGAGCGTCTTAACCGCGC comes from the Synchiropus splendidus isolate RoL2022-P1 chromosome 16, RoL_Sspl_1.0, whole genome shotgun sequence genome and includes:
- the LOC128747419 gene encoding leucine-rich repeat and fibronectin type-III domain-containing protein 2, with product MDKVVISLLLLAMGVTTVHACPKYCVCQNLSESLGTLCPSKGLLFVPPDIDRRTVELRLGGNFILKITTQDFANMTGLVDLTLSRNTIGAIQPFSFIDLETLRSLHLDSNRLTELGPDDLRGLINLQHLILNNNQLSRISKAAFDDLLLTLEDLDLSYNNLRSVPWESIRKMVSLHQLSLDHNLISFIAEGTFTDLEKLARLDLTSNRLQKLPPDPIFARSQTGVLASTPYAPPLSLSFGGNPLHCNCEVLWLRRLDREDDMETCASPTSLKGRYFWSVREEEFICEPPLITQHTHKLLVLEGQTASLRCKAVGDPMPSIHWVAPDDRLIGNSSRSTVYENGTLDITMTTSKDYGSFLCIAANAAGESMASVELSIIQLPHLNNGTDRTAQPKSGLSEITSSTKVSKGEPKPLPEKVVSVSEVTAVSALIKWTVSKAAPKVKMYQLQYNCSEDEVLIYRMIPMTTRAFVLSNLVPGMQYDLCVLAIWDDTATTLIATNIVGCVQFTTTEDYPQCQSLHSGFLGGTMILVVGGIIVATLLVFIIILMVRYKVTSGIQTNKLPTVSNTYSQTNGGVNRFNGAPPQVKSTVVVMREEMVEFKCGSLQSSLSSSSSSSNSIEGQAVRGAVDRYSMQASECSTLPSTKFKRHGAKARPNLDSLLGAFTTLEMRTVAKEHQGTCGPSQTSSAMMAVAVAPLSDKEPLLGRAESTTMLGRLLGMPQEAKPKRSHSFDMGHVGATQCRNSQPRRISNIWTKRSMSVNGMLLQFEDSEDEKPTFESGEWVMESTV